The proteins below come from a single uncultured Carboxylicivirga sp. genomic window:
- a CDS encoding RNA methyltransferase produces the protein MRKLKNIELNRLSVEEFKNADKLPVIVVLDNIRSLNNIGSVFRTSDALKVEKIILCGITATPPHNDIHKTALGAEDSVDWQYYENTLDAIEDLKQEGVFICSIEQVENSVSLPDFEPAAHKKYALVLGNEVKGVQQSVIDNSDTCIEIPQYGTKHSFNVSVTTGIVLWEFFRKIGL, from the coding sequence ATGAGAAAATTAAAGAATATAGAATTAAACCGATTAAGTGTTGAAGAGTTTAAGAATGCCGATAAACTACCTGTTATTGTTGTATTAGATAATATTAGAAGCCTTAATAATATAGGATCGGTATTTCGTACTTCAGATGCTTTAAAAGTGGAGAAAATCATCTTATGTGGAATCACGGCAACACCTCCTCATAACGATATTCATAAAACAGCTCTTGGTGCCGAAGATTCCGTTGATTGGCAGTACTATGAAAATACTCTTGATGCAATTGAAGATTTAAAGCAAGAAGGAGTTTTTATATGCAGTATTGAACAGGTTGAAAACAGTGTTTCGTTACCCGATTTTGAACCTGCAGCACATAAAAAATATGCACTTGTTTTAGGTAATGAAGTAAAGGGAGTACAGCAATCTGTTATTGATAATAGTGATACCTGTATTGAAATTCCTCAATACGGAACAAAGCATTCTTTTAATGTATCTGTAACAACAGGCATTGTGTTATGGGAGTTTTTTAGGAAAATTGGATTATAA
- a CDS encoding tetratricopeptide repeat protein codes for MKKTRINLFATLALAALLASCAGLDKMKKGAPEVKYTVTPEVLEAHAGKVDVEIKVQIPEKYFDKKVALEATPVLVYEGGETAFPSYKLQGESVEGNEKVISYTNGGSFTYTNSVEYNDNMKVSDLVVRIKATKGSNTTEFDDYKIADGVIATSELVADQGLQAAIGADNFQRIIPEEKLADIYFLIQQASIRGTELRKEEIAALKDFIKEAEAAENKEFKGVQISAYASPDGPTDLNTSLAAKREKVAKDYLAKELKRAKVEGAKEADFFTLKNTPEDWEGFKSLMEKSDIQDKELILRVLSMYSDPEVREREIKNMSETFKVVADEILPKLRRSKMSVNVDVIGKSDEEISELASSTPAELNIEELLYAATLTEDVDAQLAIYKAAADKYPDCWRAANNIGVALYAKGDLAGAKKAFEKANSIKGGVAEINNNLGVIALREGDLAKAEEFFGSAAGAGAELDNNLGIVAIHKGEYDNAIRYFGNSTNCNAALAKILAKNYDAALSTINANTMEVGFKYYLKAIVGARTGQNDLMFDALRKATELDAKYKEYAVKDLEFAKFFEDATFKSIVQ; via the coding sequence ATGAAAAAAACAAGAATCAACCTATTTGCAACTCTAGCTCTTGCAGCACTTTTAGCTAGCTGTGCCGGGTTGGATAAGATGAAAAAAGGCGCACCTGAAGTTAAGTATACCGTAACTCCTGAAGTTTTGGAAGCTCATGCAGGTAAAGTAGATGTTGAAATTAAAGTTCAGATTCCTGAAAAATATTTCGACAAGAAGGTAGCATTGGAAGCTACTCCTGTTTTGGTTTATGAAGGAGGCGAAACTGCTTTCCCATCATACAAATTGCAAGGAGAAAGCGTTGAAGGTAACGAAAAAGTTATCTCTTACACAAATGGTGGTTCTTTCACTTATACCAACTCTGTTGAGTATAACGACAACATGAAAGTTTCTGACCTTGTTGTACGTATCAAAGCTACAAAAGGAAGCAACACTACAGAGTTTGACGATTACAAAATTGCTGACGGTGTGATTGCTACTTCTGAATTAGTTGCAGACCAAGGCCTTCAAGCTGCTATTGGTGCTGACAACTTCCAACGCATCATTCCAGAAGAAAAATTGGCTGACATCTATTTCTTGATTCAACAAGCCAGCATCCGCGGAACTGAATTACGTAAAGAAGAAATTGCTGCTTTGAAAGACTTTATCAAAGAAGCTGAAGCTGCTGAAAACAAAGAATTCAAAGGCGTTCAAATTTCTGCTTATGCATCTCCTGATGGACCAACAGACTTAAACACTAGCTTAGCTGCTAAACGTGAAAAAGTTGCTAAAGATTACTTAGCTAAAGAATTAAAAAGAGCTAAAGTAGAAGGTGCTAAAGAAGCTGATTTCTTCACATTGAAAAATACTCCAGAAGACTGGGAAGGTTTTAAATCTTTAATGGAAAAATCAGATATCCAAGACAAAGAATTGATCTTACGCGTTCTTTCTATGTACAGCGATCCTGAAGTACGTGAACGTGAAATCAAAAACATGTCTGAAACTTTCAAAGTAGTTGCTGACGAAATTCTACCTAAATTACGTCGTTCAAAAATGTCTGTTAACGTAGACGTGATTGGAAAATCTGACGAAGAAATTTCTGAATTAGCTTCAAGTACTCCTGCAGAATTAAATATTGAAGAATTGCTTTATGCTGCTACATTAACTGAAGATGTAGATGCTCAATTAGCAATTTACAAAGCTGCTGCTGACAAATATCCTGACTGCTGGAGAGCTGCTAACAACATAGGTGTTGCTCTTTATGCTAAAGGTGACTTAGCTGGTGCTAAAAAAGCGTTCGAAAAAGCTAACAGCATTAAAGGTGGTGTTGCTGAAATCAACAACAACTTAGGTGTTATCGCTCTTCGCGAAGGTGATTTAGCTAAAGCTGAAGAATTCTTCGGATCAGCTGCTGGTGCAGGTGCTGAATTAGACAACAACTTAGGTATTGTTGCTATCCACAAAGGAGAATATGACAACGCTATCCGTTACTTTGGTAACAGCACAAACTGCAACGCTGCTTTAGCTAAAATCTTAGCTAAAAACTACGATGCTGCTTTGTCAACTATCAATGCTAACACAATGGAAGTTGGTTTCAAATACTACTTAAAAGCTATTGTTGGTGCTAGAACTGGTCAAAACGACTTAATGTTTGATGCATTACGTAAGGCTACTGAGTTAGATGCTAAATACAAAGAATATGCAGTGAAAGATCTTGAATTCGCTAAATTCTTTGAAGATGCAACTTTCAAATCAATTGTACAGTAA
- a CDS encoding deoxynucleoside kinase, which produces MNKFNKKYLVIEGNIGTGKSTLAKMLSKEVDARLVLETFADNPFLPKFYNNKERYAFPLELSFLAERYKQLKDDFDTADLFHQVTLSDYHFFKSLIFASQTLATDEYRLYRQIFDIIYGMTPLPDLYIFLHRPIEVLLSQIQKRGREYEKTIDADYLKNIQNGYFQFFKEHPELPVLILNIEDLNFEKDQTVYQAIINLICKEYNKGITRINLKTLLG; this is translated from the coding sequence ATGAATAAATTCAATAAAAAATACCTGGTTATCGAAGGTAACATTGGTACAGGCAAATCAACTTTAGCAAAAATGCTAAGCAAAGAAGTAGATGCCCGCTTAGTGCTTGAAACATTTGCTGACAATCCTTTCTTACCCAAATTTTACAACAACAAAGAGAGATATGCCTTCCCTCTAGAGTTATCGTTTCTGGCTGAGAGATATAAGCAACTTAAAGATGATTTTGATACTGCTGATTTGTTTCATCAGGTTACCTTATCGGATTATCACTTTTTTAAATCTCTGATTTTTGCATCTCAAACCTTAGCTACAGATGAATATCGTCTTTACAGACAAATATTTGATATTATTTATGGAATGACTCCCTTGCCCGATTTATATATTTTTTTGCATCGACCCATTGAAGTATTATTGAGTCAAATACAAAAAAGAGGGAGAGAATATGAAAAAACAATTGATGCAGATTATTTAAAAAATATTCAAAATGGCTACTTTCAGTTTTTTAAAGAGCACCCCGAATTACCAGTATTAATACTTAATATAGAAGATCTTAACTTCGAAAAAGATCAAACCGTTTATCAAGCCATTATTAATCTTATATGTAAAGAATATAACAAGGGAATTACTCGCATTAATCTAAAGACTTTATTAGGTTAA
- the pnp gene encoding polyribonucleotide nucleotidyltransferase, with amino-acid sequence MIKPFEKVIELGDGRTITIETGKLAKQADGSVVVKMGNTYLLAAVTSAKDAKPDVDFMPLTVEYKEKYAAVGRFPGGFQKREARPSDYEILVSRLIDRALRPLFPEDYHADTFVTVNLISGDKEIAPDALAGLAASAALAVSDIPFHGPISEVRVGRINGEMKINPTVSEMENSDMDIIVAATMDNIMMVEGEMDEVSEAELLEGMKVAHDAIRVQCQAQIEMMEALGKTEKREYCHEENDEELREKVWKATYDKAYAVAKSANPNKHERIDAFAAICDEFIAENYNEEEDEIPTGLIKKYYHDVEKEAVRKVVLDEKLRLDGRKTDEIRHIWSEVDYLPGPHGSAVFTRGETQSLTTVTLGNKMDEKLIDDVMNQGYDRFLLHYNFPPFSTGDARPARGISRREIGHGNLAYRALKGMLPEDYAYTVRIVSDILESNGSSSMATVCAGTLALMDAGIPIKKPVSGIAMGLITDTESGKFAVLSDILGDEDHLGDMDFKVTGTRDGITATQMDIKVDGLSYEILEQALNQAKAGRMHILDKIAETITEPREDYKPHAPRIVSFDIPKDMIGSVIGPGGKIIQEIQATTETVITIEEIGSIGKVAISASNKDSIDAAVAKVKAIVAVPEVGEVYKGKVKSIVPFGAFVEILPGKDGLLHISEIEWKRLEKVEDALKEGEEVEVKLIEVDQRSGKLKLSRKALLPRPERKPKAE; translated from the coding sequence ATGATTAAACCATTTGAAAAAGTTATTGAACTAGGTGATGGCAGAACAATTACCATTGAAACTGGTAAATTAGCTAAACAAGCTGACGGCTCGGTAGTCGTTAAAATGGGAAATACCTATTTATTGGCGGCAGTTACATCTGCTAAAGATGCAAAACCCGATGTGGATTTTATGCCGCTTACTGTAGAATACAAAGAAAAATATGCAGCTGTTGGACGTTTTCCTGGAGGTTTCCAAAAGAGAGAAGCTCGTCCGTCAGATTATGAAATATTAGTATCTCGTTTGATTGACCGCGCATTACGTCCTCTTTTTCCTGAGGATTACCATGCAGACACATTTGTTACTGTTAATTTAATTTCAGGAGATAAAGAAATCGCTCCTGATGCATTAGCTGGATTAGCCGCTTCTGCAGCTTTGGCTGTTTCTGATATTCCTTTCCACGGACCAATTTCTGAAGTACGTGTTGGACGTATCAACGGCGAAATGAAAATCAACCCTACTGTATCTGAAATGGAAAACTCAGATATGGATATTATTGTTGCCGCTACTATGGACAACATTATGATGGTTGAAGGTGAGATGGATGAAGTTTCTGAAGCTGAATTGCTGGAAGGAATGAAAGTAGCTCACGATGCTATTCGAGTTCAATGTCAGGCTCAAATTGAAATGATGGAAGCTTTAGGTAAAACCGAAAAGCGCGAGTACTGTCACGAAGAAAACGACGAAGAATTACGTGAAAAAGTTTGGAAAGCTACTTACGACAAAGCATATGCAGTTGCTAAATCAGCCAATCCAAACAAACACGAGCGTATTGATGCATTTGCAGCAATCTGCGATGAGTTTATTGCTGAAAATTACAACGAAGAAGAAGATGAAATCCCAACAGGATTAATCAAAAAATACTATCACGACGTAGAAAAAGAAGCGGTTCGTAAAGTTGTTCTAGATGAAAAATTACGTTTAGATGGTCGTAAGACTGACGAAATCAGACATATCTGGAGCGAAGTTGATTACTTACCAGGTCCTCATGGATCAGCAGTATTTACACGTGGTGAAACTCAATCGTTAACAACAGTTACTTTGGGTAACAAAATGGATGAGAAATTAATTGATGATGTAATGAATCAAGGTTACGACCGTTTCTTATTACATTACAACTTCCCTCCATTCTCAACCGGTGATGCTCGTCCTGCACGTGGTATCAGCCGTCGTGAAATTGGTCACGGTAACTTAGCTTATCGCGCATTAAAGGGAATGCTTCCTGAAGATTATGCCTACACAGTACGTATCGTTTCAGATATTCTTGAATCAAACGGTTCATCATCAATGGCAACTGTTTGTGCAGGTACTTTAGCGTTGATGGATGCTGGTATTCCAATTAAAAAACCAGTATCAGGTATTGCAATGGGATTGATTACCGATACTGAATCTGGAAAATTTGCTGTATTATCAGATATCTTAGGTGACGAAGACCACTTAGGTGATATGGACTTTAAAGTAACTGGTACTCGCGACGGTATTACAGCTACTCAAATGGATATAAAGGTTGATGGTTTATCATACGAAATTTTAGAACAAGCATTAAACCAGGCAAAAGCTGGTCGTATGCACATTCTTGATAAAATTGCTGAAACCATTACAGAACCACGTGAAGACTACAAACCACATGCTCCTCGTATCGTTTCATTCGATATTCCTAAAGACATGATTGGCTCTGTAATCGGCCCAGGTGGTAAAATTATTCAAGAAATTCAGGCAACTACAGAAACTGTTATTACAATTGAAGAAATTGGTAGCATTGGTAAAGTAGCTATATCAGCAAGTAACAAAGATTCGATCGATGCTGCCGTTGCTAAAGTAAAAGCCATTGTTGCAGTACCTGAGGTAGGCGAAGTTTACAAAGGGAAAGTAAAATCTATTGTTCCTTTCGGTGCATTTGTTGAAATTCTTCCCGGTAAAGATGGATTGCTTCACATTTCTGAAATTGAATGGAAACGACTTGAAAAAGTTGAAGATGCCTTAAAAGAAGGCGAAGAAGTTGAAGTTAAATTGATTGAAGTTGACCAACGTTCAGGTAAATTAAAACTTTCGAGAAAAGCTCTTTTACCACGTCCAGAACGTAAACCTAAAGCTGAGTAA
- the rpsO gene encoding 30S ribosomal protein S15: MYLTAEKKQEIFEKYGKSNSDTGSPESQIALFTFRISHLTEHLKSNRKDYSTEHALKKMVGKRRNLLDYLKKKDIERYRAIIAELGIRK; this comes from the coding sequence ATGTACTTGACAGCAGAAAAGAAGCAAGAGATCTTCGAGAAGTACGGAAAATCGAATTCTGATACTGGTTCTCCAGAAAGCCAGATAGCATTATTTACTTTCCGTATCTCGCATTTGACTGAGCACTTAAAGTCAAATCGTAAAGATTATAGCACAGAGCATGCTTTGAAAAAAATGGTAGGTAAGCGTCGTAACTTACTTGACTACTTAAAGAAAAAAGATATCGAAAGATATCGTGCTATTATTGCTGAACTAGGAATTCGTAAGTAA
- a CDS encoding potassium channel protein, with product MKNQTSLYHETIRALLISAGLLVLTIAAGSAGFALLEGYRLLDAIYMTVITMATVGFSEVVPLSDTGKIFTIFLIIFSLGIFGYVITQITRVIFEGILHQSYKAYQLRKKIIKLEDHIIVCGYGRNGYQACVELAEHGEQFVIIEKRDHVVTRILEDPDNLYVQGDASSEEVLDAAQIRKAKALITALPNDADNMFVVLTASEMNPTLKIISRASDFRSDTKLRRAGATNVIMPDRIGGQRMAKLVTQPDVVEFVEYILLQRSKDVQLKEISCSKLAVANYKKTIRELKLREKSGANLVGIKTGEGAYIFNPSPDIEITPADKLFVLGTPGQLTKFEVLLNDTEKININTVDRME from the coding sequence GTGAAAAACCAAACATCATTATACCACGAGACCATCAGAGCCCTGCTCATATCAGCCGGGCTTCTTGTTTTAACAATTGCAGCCGGATCAGCCGGCTTTGCTTTGCTCGAAGGATACCGTTTGCTCGATGCCATCTATATGACCGTGATTACAATGGCAACAGTTGGCTTTAGCGAAGTTGTTCCATTATCGGATACAGGTAAGATTTTTACCATTTTTCTTATTATTTTTAGCTTAGGAATTTTCGGATATGTCATTACACAAATAACACGTGTTATTTTTGAAGGCATTTTGCATCAATCATATAAAGCATACCAGTTGAGAAAGAAAATTATCAAATTAGAAGATCATATTATTGTATGTGGCTATGGTAGAAATGGCTATCAGGCTTGTGTTGAACTAGCCGAACATGGCGAACAATTTGTGATTATTGAAAAACGCGACCATGTAGTAACTCGTATTCTTGAAGATCCTGATAATCTATATGTCCAGGGAGATGCCAGTTCTGAAGAAGTTCTGGATGCAGCACAAATTCGAAAAGCGAAAGCGCTTATTACAGCACTTCCAAATGACGCCGACAACATGTTTGTTGTTTTAACTGCAAGCGAAATGAACCCGACGCTCAAAATTATTAGCCGAGCCAGCGATTTTCGATCAGATACCAAATTACGTCGTGCCGGAGCAACCAATGTTATTATGCCAGACCGAATTGGAGGGCAACGGATGGCTAAACTAGTAACACAACCCGATGTTGTTGAATTTGTTGAGTACATATTGTTACAACGCTCAAAGGATGTTCAGCTAAAAGAGATAAGCTGTTCAAAACTTGCAGTAGCCAATTATAAAAAAACGATTCGCGAACTTAAACTCAGAGAAAAGTCGGGTGCTAATCTGGTAGGAATTAAAACAGGTGAAGGCGCCTATATATTTAATCCATCGCCGGATATTGAAATAACTCCAGCCGATAAACTTTTTGTTCTTGGTACACCTGGCCAACTAACAAAGTTTGAAGTATTACTTAACGATACAGAAAAGATCAACATTAATACAGTTGATAGAATGGAATAA